The window GTCTCCTCCGCCGGTTCAGATCTTGATTCGGATGATCTTCCGGATCACGAGCGCTCCCGCAACCTGCATGCAGGCTGCGAGCGCGATCATCAGCTTGCCGGCCTTTTCGAACCAGAGCGGCTTCATGTATTCAGGATTCAGGATGCCGATCGCGACGGCGACGCCGATCGGCAGAAGAACAAGGATCGTCCCCGTCATGCGGGCCTGCGCGGTGAAAACCTTGAGCTGTCCCTCGATCCGGAACCGCTCGCGGATGACGTGGGCGATCTTGTCGATGATTTCGGCGAGGTTCCCCCCCGTTTCCTTCTGGATCAGGATGGCGGTGACGAAAAACCTTACCTCGATGCTGTCGATCCGGTGCGTCATCCCCGTGAGCGCTTCCCTCAAGGGAACCCCCAGGTTCTGCTCGTCGAATACCTGCCGGAACTCCGTCCCCACGGGATCGGGCATCTCCTGCGAAACGAGCTGGATCGCGCCTGTAAACGAGTGCCCGGCGCGCAGGGATCGCGCGAACATTTCCAGCGCGTCCGGGAAGTGCGCCACGAAGGTCCGGAGGCGCCGTCTTCGCCGGATGTTCACCAAGGCGTTCGGAAGAAAAAGGAACAGCAGCCCGGCGGCCAGTGAGAACGCGAACGGCCAGTGCACCACCGTTCCGAACAGGAGACCGACGGCGAAAGCCGAAAGGGAGAGGAGCAGGAAGGCGCCCACCTTCCACTGCATCCCCGCCTGCTTGAGACGGCGGTCGATTTTCAGGGCGGCGTCGAAAGTGGCGAGGACCCGGTTGAGCGCGGGGACGTCGCTCAGCAATTCGTTCTTGAGAATGTTCGGGATATCGGCTTCCTCTATGCCCCGAAGCGACAGAAGCGCAAGCCTTCGCTTCACGTCGCGGCTCATGGTATCGCCGGAGGTGACGAGGAAGTATCCGCCGAGGGAGATGACGAGGACCGAGGCGAACACGAGAAGCGGAACGAGGACCATGCCGCTCTCCTTTTCAGCGCTGCCGCGCCATGAATATCTGGGCCCCGAGGTGGATCCCGGCGGCGTGGACCGCGTCGAGGAACTTCGGCCGGATGCCGGTCGGGCGATAGGCGCCGGCGACCTTTCCTTCCCGGTCGATCCCCTTCCTGTCGAATACGAAAATGTCCTGCAACACGATCACGTCCCCTTCCATCCCCGTGACCTCGCTGACGGTGACGATCTTTCGCGTCCCGTCGCTCATGCGGCAGACCTGCACGATCACGTTCAATGCGGAGCTGATCTGCTCCCGGATTGCGCGCGAGGGGAGCTCGAGCCCGGCCATCAGAACCATCGTTTCGATCCGGGATAATGCGTCCCGCGGGGTATTCGCGTGGATCGTGGAGATGGACCCGTCGTGCCCGGTGTTCATCGCCTGAAGCATGTCCAGCGCCTCCGCTCCGCGGACTTCCCCAACGATTATCCGGTCCGGCCGCATCCGGAGCGCGTTCCGCACGAGGTCCCGCTGAGTGACGGCCCCTTTCCCCTCGACGTTCGGCTGGCGCGTTTCCAGCCGCACAGTGTGCTCCTGCTGGAGGATCAGTTCCGCCGCATCCTCGATGGTGATGATCCGCTCGTTTACCGGGATCGAGGACGACAGGATGTTGAGCAGTGTCGTTTTTCCCGCCCCCGTTCCCCCCGATATGAGCAGGTTCAGCCGCGACCGCACGATGGCGTCGAACGCCGCCGCCATCTCCTCGGTCAGGCTTCCGTTGACGAGAAGGTTCTCCATCTTCAGGGGTGAGGCCCCGAAACGGCGTATGGACATCGCAGGGCCGTCGATCGCCAGGGGAGGGATGATGACGTTCACGCGGGATCCGTCCGAAAGGCGGGCATCCACCAGCGGGGACGATTCGTCGACGCGCCGTCCCACCTTGGATACGATCCGTTCGATGACGGACATCAGGTGATCGTTGTCCTTGAAGGTCACTTCGGTCCTGACGAGTTTCCCCTGCCGCTCGACGAACACCTGCTCCGGACCGTTGACCATGATGTCGGAAATCCCGGGGTCCTGGAGAAGCGGCTCCAGCGGTCCCAGCCCCAGCGTCTCATGCTGGATTTCGAGGATGAGCCGCTCCCTCTCCGACCGCGTGAGCGGGACCCCTTCCTGGGCGATCATGTTTTCCACGACCGTCTTGATGATCCCGGAGAGCTGCTCCGCGGAGATGTCGGCGACGGTGGAAAGATCGAGCCGGTCGATCAGCCGCCTGTGGATGGTGCTCTTCAGTTCCTGGTAGGGGCGGCCCTCCGCGCCCTGGCTGCCCTTGCGCGCAGGCGAGTCGGCGAGGGAAAGGGACGCCTGTTCGTTTTTCTTCGCCAGCCATTCGGCGACCGTCATGAGGCGTTCCTCGCGGGATGGAGGACCCGATCCAGCAGCCCCCGCTTCCTTTTCGGCGCTTCAGGCAGCGATTCCCGGCCCGCCAGCAGTTCCGCCATTTGCCGGAAGGCCTGGGTGACCTCCTTGTCGGGTGCGAATTCGGCGAGGAGCTTCCCCCGGTTTACGGATGAAAGCACGGTGGGATAATCGTTCGGGATGGCGAAGAAGACGGGGCAGTTCATTATCCCCTCGATGCTTTCCTTCGGGATCTCGTCGTCGGGAAGATACCGGCTCAGGACGAGTTTCACGCGGCCGTCCAGGATTCCGAGCCGGCAGAACAGCTCCAGGCTCCGCTGGGTGTTCTTTAGCGCGGGCAGATTGAGCAGCGTGACGAGGAGAATCGTGTCGGACATCTCGAGAGCGGTCAGCGTCTTCTCGTCGAACTGGTGCGGGGTGTCGACGATGACGACGTCGAACATGGAACGAAGCGCGAAAAGGGAATTCCTGATCTGTGTGGAAGTTATCCGGTCCGCGTCCTCGATCCTCGGCGTGTCCGCAAGTATGTCGACTCCCGATGAGTGACGTATCAGGAGAGAGCGCAGGAATTCCGGGTCCGCCTTTTCCGCGTTCGCGGCGAGATCCATCACGGAGAACGTGGGGCTCACGTTGAAGAACATCGTCACGTCGCCGTGCGCAAGGACAAGGTCCGCCACGACGACCTTCTTGCCGTGGTAGCGGACGAGGGCGTGAGCGAGATTGGCTGCGATCGTCGTCGCACCGTTCCCGCCCTTGTTGCTGAACACGGTGACGATCTCGCCGTTCCTGTCGACGGAGGCGTTGGCGGAACGCAGCCGGATGACCTTTTCCGCGGCGATTCGGAGGTCGATCTCCCGGACGGGCTTCCGGATCAGGTCGTGCGCACCCGCTCGCGTCGACTGCAGCACGTAGTCCGCGTCGTCCGTGGCGGACAGCGCCAGAAGGTACAACCCGGGAAACTCCCCGGCCAGGGAGGAGATCGCCGATGCCGGATCGCCGTTCACTCCCACTATCGCCAGGTCGGGCCGATTCTCCCGGATAAGGTCCGCCCCCTCACGGATAGACGACGCCCTCCAACGCAAGTCGATGGAACCCGCCTGCCTCACCAGAAAATCGATGGAACGGACGACTTCCGGGTCCGCTTCGATGATGAGCGCGCGTATCTTTTCCCGCATCGCCTACTCCACGAGCCGAAGGACTTTGAGCACCGGGCCTGGGGAGGGTCCCGGGGCCGCTCCGGCGATCCCGGAGGACCGCATCGGCAGGAAACGGCCGATGATGGTCCCCTGTTGCTGGATACTCTCTATCCAGAACCCCGCGAACGAAGCCACCACCATGTCGGTCCTCCCGTTGCTCAACGCATCCTCCGGGTCGTAGATCGGAATCCTTATGACCCTCGGAGAGTTCATCCACGAATCGTCGCCGACACGGTAGAGGTCGCTCTCCGGCCGGTTCCACTCCTCGTTCCAGGCGGAACCCGGATCAGCGTCGATAAGGTCCCTCGCGCCCTGGACCGTCGGGCCGACCATGTTCCCCGGCTCGAGGGTGATCGATTCTCCGACGTCGAAAGCGGTTTGGCTTCCTTCCACGATCGTGTCCCTGTAGACCGATCCACCGGTGCCGTCGAGAGCTAGGCAGAAGAAGTGGCCCGGCTCCTGCTGAAGCGAGGGCATGCCATTCGGATTTTTCGGGCTGTTCTTCGGAGTTCCTATCTTGAGGATCACCCGTGTCCCTGGGCAGAAATACCGGGACGGGTCGGATACTCCTTCGGGACAGTCCTTGTGGACGGTCTCTCCGGGGTCGAACAGGTCGTTCCCGTCCGTATCCTCCCAGGGAAAGGGGATTCCCCACGGCTTCAGCCCCTTGACGTTCGAATTGACGACCGACGCCTCGGCGACGGAATATGCGCTGACCGTCCTTGTAGGTCCCAGGAACATGCGGGAGAAGAACAGGTTTACGGTCCGGGAGGCGTCGACCCGAACCCGCTCCGGCGCCGGGAAGCCGACGGAGATATCCCCGGAAGGATCGAGCGTCCGGTTCGCCACCCGGTCCCTGGCGGCGAAATCCCTCGCCCTCGTCCCTGCCAACGCCCGGATGGGGGAATCCGACCAGTTCCCGGCGAAAAACGCGGAGGCGCCCGCGAGCGCTCCCGCGTCGGTGCAACGCTGGAGTTCGTGCCGTACGGAGTAGAGATATCCGGCATCGACCCCGAGCGCCGCCAATCCCAGGAGGAATACGAGCGCCGCGACGAAAACGACGAGCACCTGCCCCCGCTCTCCGGACCGTTCCGAATCCGCGGTATCGGCGGAATCCCGGCGGGTAATGCGGGCCGACATGGCTTTACCAGACCATCTTCGGCGAGGTTTCCTCGGGCTTCATCCGGTCCGTCGGAAGCTGCATCGCCGTCCCCTTCTCCAGGGGACGGACGATCCGCGGGGTCACCATCACCATCAACTCGGTTTCATTGTTCTGGTACCGCGTGCTGCGAAACAATGTTCCCAGTACCGGGATGTCTCCCAGCAGCGGGATCTTGGCCACCTGTTTGGAAATCTTGTTGTCGATGAGCCCCGCAAGGACGAAGCTCTGACCGTCTGCAAGTTGCAGGCTCGATTCGGCCTTGCGGCTCCTAAGCGCCGGTATGCGGAACCCCGAGAGCAGCACCGCGTTGGCGAAGTCGAGCTCGCTCACTTCCTGCGCGATCTTGAGGAAGATTTCACCGTTCGGGGCGATCTTCGGTTGGAAGTTCAGGCGCACGCCGAACTCCTTGTAGGTGACGCTGACGGCCGATCCGCTCCCCGAGGCGGTCGTATAAACAACCGGAAATTCGCCCCCCGCGAGGAACTTCCCCTCCATGCCGTTGGCCACGACAAGGTTCGGCTCCGCGAGCATACGTAACGACCCCCGGTCCTGCAGGGCATGGATGAAGGCTGCGAATTTCGGGAACTGGCCTGGCTTCGCGACGAAGAGGTTCATCGCGTCGCTGAACGAGAAGTTCGGACCGATGTTCTTGATTTCCTGGTCTCTCAAATTTCCGAAGAAGGGGGTGAACGCGTTCCCCGGCGAAAGGGCGCCCCGGATGCTGCCCTGCTCGGTCTGGGCGCCGAATCCCAGCTCCTTTACGGCGCTGCGGTCGACCTCGGCCACCCGGACCTGGATCATTATCTGTTCCACCCGATCCGGCGAGAGGAGGTTGACCACGTTCTTCGAATATGCCTTCGCCGCATCCACCAGCCGGTTCTGCGCCGTGTCCGTGCTCACCTTTCCCGAAAGGATCATGGAGTCCGGCGTCCCGCCGATTTCGAACTTCTCGCCGGGCGCGTATTTCTTCAATTCGCCGTGGATGCCGTTTTCCGCCCATACGCTGAGGTCCACGGAGGTGGGGAGTCCCATGTCGTTCCAGTAGATAAGAGTGGTCACGCCGGGAGTTTTACCGGTGACCATCAACTGCCTGGGCGTCACGACGGTGACGTCGGCGATCTCCGGCTTGCCGACGGAAATCCTTCGGATATTGAATTCCGTGTCTATAAGGAAGGACTGGTTCGGCTTGAGGTGCATCGCCTGGGCGGACTCTCCGGGAACTCCCATCTTCGACCCGGCCAGCGCCGGTTCCGCGGAGGGGATGAGGAGAATGATGCCTATAAGGACGGCTGCGGTTACCGATGTGTTTTTCACGTTTCTCCACCCCCCTCTGCGGCTATGTTCGGGCTATTCGAATTTTTCCTCGGAACGCTTTCCGGCCTTGATGACCTCGACTACGTATTGGCTCCTTGCCACCTGAACGGAAGTCCCCCGGTCCGACGCGTCGGACTTTCGGCGGGCCTCCCGGGGGGCGCGCCGTGCCTGGCGCTTGCCCGTGCCTTCGGCTGCCGCAGGAACAGGCTTCTGATGCAGCGAGGACAGGAGCCTGCCCTTGTCGCTCCCCGGGGTCTCCACCTTCTCCTTGTCGGAGATGTGCCTGAGGACCAGCTGGATCTTTCCGTCGTTGCTCGCGAGCGCCAGCTTCTCGGCATCCGGCGGCGACACTGCCAGGGTCACCGTATTCACCGTGATCGGCTTGTTGTCTTTCTGCTCCACGATCTGCCCGGCCGCGAGGACGAGGACATCCTGGAGGAATGTCTTGGAAACCTGGTCCTGCTGCCGCTGCGGAGATACGGCGGTCGTAACTACGACGTCGACACGCGAATCGGGGACTATGAATCCCCCTACCCCCACGACTTCATTCACCTTGACGGTGAAAGCCCGCATCCCGGCTGGTACCTTCAGTGAAAGAAGTCCGCCGTTCTTGTCGGTGGGGACAAGTTTCGATTCGACGAACGGTTCGCCTCGCAGGAAGTCCCGCATGGCCATTCTGCCGACGACGGGCTTCGTATCGGCGAACGCGTCCTTCGGGTAAAGGTCCTTCGGCCAGGTGGACAGTCCCACCTGGTTCGAATTTATCGTGGAGCCGATCTGTATGTCGACGAGGGCCACCGCGATGCCCGCGGTATGCAGTCTCGCCTCGTCGGCAAGGGCGCTCTTCTGTGACAGGAACCGGTGGGCCCCCAGGCCGGCCGCAAGCGCAAGCACCAGCGCCACCCCCACAACTCCGACGACCCGGGTCTTTTTCATGCGCATGGCCTCCCTTTCAGAATTCTTTCCTCATGGATGTGGAGCTGCTCAAAGGAATCGATGTGCCGGACAACCCGGGGAGAAACCCCGCTACCGCCAGGGGAAAATTGTATGAAACGGTTGCCGCGCAGGTTCCGTACGCCGTTCCGTCGTCGTTCAGCACGACGGAAGCGCCGTTGATCCCGGCGGATGACAGGATGTTGTTCGCGCGGGCGGTCGCGGATGAGGAGTTCCCCTGGACCGCGGCGATACGCACTGCTTCGCGGGCTGCGCCGGTGAGGATGTTCCTGGTCATCCATGCGCGCCCGAATTCCGCGATGCCGACGAGAAGAAAGAGGAAGATCGGAAGCACAAGGGAGAACTCCACCAGGCTTTGCCCCTTTTCCGATCTTCCCGCCGATCTTTCCGCCGATCTTCTCATCATTAAAACCACCCGCTCGAACCGCTGAAGAACCCGCTTATAGATGTGCCCATAGCCGCCAATGCGGCGACGCATACCACCGCGATGAAAGTTATGATCAATGCGTATTCCGTGAGTGCCTGGCCGTTCCGGCCCTTTTCCATTCCTTGCTTGGATACGGAATGCATTTTCTTGTCCGTCATCGCTTTTTCCCTCTCCTTGGGTACGGGAGCGATCACACCTGTGCGGCGATATTGTTGAGAACGCCCGAAACGCTGGTGCCCGTGAGAGTAAGAGCCGCAATGCATACGACAGCGATCAAGGCCAGGATCAACCCGTACTCGGTAAGAGCCTGCCCCTTTTCCTCCTGGATGCTTTTGAAAAATCTCTTTAACATTTTGCCACCTCCGTCGATTGGCATAGGTTTAGTGTTGACGTTGCGACCCTGCATCAAATAATTTACCGCAAAGTTAAGCCACTACTTCTGAATCACCCCCTTTCCAGGAAGCTTTTTACGTGCCTAACACACAGTTCAATATCCGTACCAAAGGGAAAACAAGGGGGCGAATCCGGGGAAAAGGCTTATATTTACTTGAAATTTCGACTATCCGGAACGCATGTCGGGATCGCAGCGGCAAAATATCGATTAATACCTTAATCAAAACGGACATATACGCTAACTTTTCATTGCAGGAACGTTTCCGATTATTTCCAAAACGTAAGAAGCGCGGGGATTCCAAAGATGAATCTGTACTCAAGTAATTTCAAGCGAAAAAATCATAAAGTTCTGCATACGAATATCCGATAAAACGCCAAGGTGGGCACAAAACGCTTGATTGGAGGGCACAAGTATTTCAACGTTAACTCCACGGTTATTGAGCGATGGCTCACCCGAAATTGCCCGCGATGTCTTCGGGAGAGAACGGATCGTCGAGCGGTTCGATGGTGACGAGGAAACGGCAAGGATGATCGTAGGATGCTTCCTTTCGGACTTTCCGCGGCAGATCGGCTTCATCCGGAATTGCCTGCCTTTCGGCAACTGGTCGGAGGCGGCGATGCTCGCCCACGCGTCACGGGGCGCCGCGGGATGCGTAGAAGCCGGAAAGATCGCAACCATCCTCCTGGACCTCGAAAATGCATTGAACGGCCGCCGGCCGGAGGAAAGCGAGAAGATGCTCCTCCAGCTCGACGAGGAATTCCTTCGTTACAGGGAAGCCGCCGAAATCTCGGGAATGGCCGAAGAGAGCCGGGAGAATCCAAATGAGGATACTGATAGCTGAAGACGACTTCACCAGCCGGATGGTGCTCAATACCATCCTGGTTCCATTCGGGGAATGCGATGTCGCCGTAAACGGCGAGGAGGCGATCCATGCATTCAAGCTCGCTCACCAACAGGGCAACCCCTATGACCTGATCTGCCTCGACCTCATGATGCCCGCCAGGGACGGCCACCGCGTGCTCGAAGACATCCGAAGGATGGAAGAATCGATGTTCCTGGCGAAAAACTCCAGGATAGTGATCACCACGAGCCTCGGGGACCGGCAAAACGTGCTCCTGGCCGCGAACGGCAAGTGCGAAGGGTACTTTCTGAAACCGATCGACAAGGGGAAATTCATAGAACGCCTTGCGGCGCTGGGGTTGATACTTCCTGACGGCGGCGGTGCCCGGACTTAGGTATACTTTGTAGATGGCGAACAAGCGCACCGTTCCCGTCTCCCTCTTCTTCACCTGCCTTGCCGACGCGTTTTTCCCGAGGGTCGCATTCGCTACCGCGGCCGTCCTGGAGCGGTTCGGGGCTGATGTTCGCGTCCCTCTTACCCAAACGTGCTGCGGCCAGCCGGCCTTCAACTCGGGCAACCGTAAAGAAGCCCGGAAAATGGCCCGGAAGTTCCTGCAGGCGTTCGCCGGTGACGGCTATATCGTCACACCATCCGGCTCCTGCGCATCGATGGTGAAGAACGAATACCCCGTGCTTTTCCGGGACGAGCCTGGGATGCTCTCGCTGGCCGCCCTGGCGGGGGAGCGGACCTATGAGCTTTCGCAATTCCTCGTCGAAATTCTGGGAGTGTCCGACCCGCTGTCTTCGTTCCGGGGCAAGGTCACCTACCACGACTCCTGCCACCTGCGGAGGGGTCTCGGTGTGATCGAACCTCCGCGAAAGCTTCTCCGCGCCATACCGGGGGTGACTCTGGTCGAGATGGAGGACAGCGACCGATGCTGCGGCTTCGGAGGGATCTTCTCTGTCAAGTACCCGCACATCTCCTGCCGGATGGTGGAGGAAAAGATCGAGCGGATCCTCGCCACCGGGGCCCAGTACGTCACCTCGGGGGACATAGGTTGCCTGATGAACATCGGTGGAATGATTTCCCGTTCCGGCTATCCCGTGAAGCCGCTCCATCTCGCTGAGATCCTGGCCGGTGACGTCGAGGTTCCCGGCTGATGGAACCGCTGTCGCGTTTCTTTTTCCGCCGCTCGGAAAAGGCGCTCGCCAACGCCGACCTCCAGGCCGCGATCTCCCGGACGACGGGGAAGTTCGTGAAGGCCCGCGCCGAAGCGGCGGCCGCCATGCCCGGCTTCGAGGCCATGCGGGACGAGGGCTCGAGGATCAGGAAGGAAACGCTCGGCCGACTCGATTTCCACCTGGCGCGGTTCATCGCGGAGGCGGAACGGCGCGGAGCGGTCGTTCACGCGGCGCGTGACGAGGCCGACGCCCGCGAGATCTCCGCCCGCATCGCCAAAGAGGAAGGGGTCACCCTCGCGGTCAAGTCGAAATCCATGACCACTGAGGAGATCGGCCTGAACCAGGCGTTGAAGGAAGCGGGCGTGGAAGTGGTGGAGTCCGACCTCGGGGACTTCATCATCCAGCTCGCCGGGGAAACGCCGTCCCATATCATCGCACCGGCGGTCCACAAGACACGGGAGCAGGTCTCGCGCCTCTTCGAGGAAAAACTCGGAGAGCCATATACCGACAGGATCCCGGATCTTGTCGCCATAGCGCGGCGGCGCCTGAGGGAAAAGTTCCTCGCGGCCGGAATGGGGGTGAGCGGCGCCAACTTCCTGTGCGCGGACACCGGATCCGCCGTTATCGTGACAAACGAAGGGAACGGCAGGATGGGAACGATCCTGCCCCGCGTCCACCTCGTCG of the Deltaproteobacteria bacterium genome contains:
- a CDS encoding Flp family type IVb pilin, encoding MLKRFFKSIQEEKGQALTEYGLILALIAVVCIAALTLTGTSVSGVLNNIAAQV
- a CDS encoding pilus assembly protein, translating into MMRRSAERSAGRSEKGQSLVEFSLVLPIFLFLLVGIAEFGRAWMTRNILTGAAREAVRIAAVQGNSSSATARANNILSSAGINGASVVLNDDGTAYGTCAATVSYNFPLAVAGFLPGLSGTSIPLSSSTSMRKEF
- a CDS encoding type II and III secretion system protein family protein, translated to MKNTSVTAAVLIGIILLIPSAEPALAGSKMGVPGESAQAMHLKPNQSFLIDTEFNIRRISVGKPEIADVTVVTPRQLMVTGKTPGVTTLIYWNDMGLPTSVDLSVWAENGIHGELKKYAPGEKFEIGGTPDSMILSGKVSTDTAQNRLVDAAKAYSKNVVNLLSPDRVEQIMIQVRVAEVDRSAVKELGFGAQTEQGSIRGALSPGNAFTPFFGNLRDQEIKNIGPNFSFSDAMNLFVAKPGQFPKFAAFIHALQDRGSLRMLAEPNLVVANGMEGKFLAGGEFPVVYTTASGSGSAVSVTYKEFGVRLNFQPKIAPNGEIFLKIAQEVSELDFANAVLLSGFRIPALRSRKAESSLQLADGQSFVLAGLIDNKISKQVAKIPLLGDIPVLGTLFRSTRYQNNETELMVMVTPRIVRPLEKGTAMQLPTDRMKPEETSPKMVW
- a CDS encoding AAA family ATPase, producing the protein MREKIRALIIEADPEVVRSIDFLVRQAGSIDLRWRASSIREGADLIRENRPDLAIVGVNGDPASAISSLAGEFPGLYLLALSATDDADYVLQSTRAGAHDLIRKPVREIDLRIAAEKVIRLRSANASVDRNGEIVTVFSNKGGNGATTIAANLAHALVRYHGKKVVVADLVLAHGDVTMFFNVSPTFSVMDLAANAEKADPEFLRSLLIRHSSGVDILADTPRIEDADRITSTQIRNSLFALRSMFDVVIVDTPHQFDEKTLTALEMSDTILLVTLLNLPALKNTQRSLELFCRLGILDGRVKLVLSRYLPDDEIPKESIEGIMNCPVFFAIPNDYPTVLSSVNRGKLLAEFAPDKEVTQAFRQMAELLAGRESLPEAPKRKRGLLDRVLHPARNAS
- a CDS encoding (Fe-S)-binding protein, encoding MANKRTVPVSLFFTCLADAFFPRVAFATAAVLERFGADVRVPLTQTCCGQPAFNSGNRKEARKMARKFLQAFAGDGYIVTPSGSCASMVKNEYPVLFRDEPGMLSLAALAGERTYELSQFLVEILGVSDPLSSFRGKVTYHDSCHLRRGLGVIEPPRKLLRAIPGVTLVEMEDSDRCCGFGGIFSVKYPHISCRMVEEKIERILATGAQYVTSGDIGCLMNIGGMISRSGYPVKPLHLAEILAGDVEVPG
- a CDS encoding response regulator, which encodes MRILIAEDDFTSRMVLNTILVPFGECDVAVNGEEAIHAFKLAHQQGNPYDLICLDLMMPARDGHRVLEDIRRMEESMFLAKNSRIVITTSLGDRQNVLLAANGKCEGYFLKPIDKGKFIERLAALGLILPDGGGART
- a CDS encoding type II secretion system F family protein, which encodes MVLVPLLVFASVLVISLGGYFLVTSGDTMSRDVKRRLALLSLRGIEEADIPNILKNELLSDVPALNRVLATFDAALKIDRRLKQAGMQWKVGAFLLLSLSAFAVGLLFGTVVHWPFAFSLAAGLLFLFLPNALVNIRRRRRLRTFVAHFPDALEMFARSLRAGHSFTGAIQLVSQEMPDPVGTEFRQVFDEQNLGVPLREALTGMTHRIDSIEVRFFVTAILIQKETGGNLAEIIDKIAHVIRERFRIEGQLKVFTAQARMTGTILVLLPIGVAVAIGILNPEYMKPLWFEKAGKLMIALAACMQVAGALVIRKIIRIKI
- a CDS encoding Flp family type IVb pilin → MTDKKMHSVSKQGMEKGRNGQALTEYALIITFIAVVCVAALAAMGTSISGFFSGSSGWF
- a CDS encoding Hpt domain-containing protein; this translates as MIVGCFLSDFPRQIGFIRNCLPFGNWSEAAMLAHASRGAAGCVEAGKIATILLDLENALNGRRPEESEKMLLQLDEEFLRYREAAEISGMAEESRENPNEDTDS
- a CDS encoding CpaF family protein, encoding MTVAEWLAKKNEQASLSLADSPARKGSQGAEGRPYQELKSTIHRRLIDRLDLSTVADISAEQLSGIIKTVVENMIAQEGVPLTRSERERLILEIQHETLGLGPLEPLLQDPGISDIMVNGPEQVFVERQGKLVRTEVTFKDNDHLMSVIERIVSKVGRRVDESSPLVDARLSDGSRVNVIIPPLAIDGPAMSIRRFGASPLKMENLLVNGSLTEEMAAAFDAIVRSRLNLLISGGTGAGKTTLLNILSSSIPVNERIITIEDAAELILQQEHTVRLETRQPNVEGKGAVTQRDLVRNALRMRPDRIIVGEVRGAEALDMLQAMNTGHDGSISTIHANTPRDALSRIETMVLMAGLELPSRAIREQISSALNVIVQVCRMSDGTRKIVTVSEVTGMEGDVIVLQDIFVFDRKGIDREGKVAGAYRPTGIRPKFLDAVHAAGIHLGAQIFMARQR
- the cpaB gene encoding Flp pilus assembly protein CpaB, with translation MKKTRVVGVVGVALVLALAAGLGAHRFLSQKSALADEARLHTAGIAVALVDIQIGSTINSNQVGLSTWPKDLYPKDAFADTKPVVGRMAMRDFLRGEPFVESKLVPTDKNGGLLSLKVPAGMRAFTVKVNEVVGVGGFIVPDSRVDVVVTTAVSPQRQQDQVSKTFLQDVLVLAAGQIVEQKDNKPITVNTVTLAVSPPDAEKLALASNDGKIQLVLRHISDKEKVETPGSDKGRLLSSLHQKPVPAAAEGTGKRQARRAPREARRKSDASDRGTSVQVARSQYVVEVIKAGKRSEEKFE